Proteins from one Nicotiana tabacum cultivar K326 chromosome 23, ASM71507v2, whole genome shotgun sequence genomic window:
- the LOC107801611 gene encoding U4/U6 small nuclear ribonucleoprotein PRP4-like protein produces MDAEDEIPASTEEPSTLVGDNSTMVNAIGAINLQPVPPVTPPVAPTVILPPVVPAIAPRPAVPTPIPPPLAPLPGRPPILRPPVAQNGEVRASDSDSDEEMGSDRGTGGSAQEYEISEESRLVRERQEKAVQELLMKRRAAALAVPTNDMAVRARLRRLGEPITLFGEREMERRDRLRMLMARLDAEGQLEKLMKAHEDEEAAASAAPAEEEDIQYPFYTEGSKTLLDARVEIAKYSLVKSALRLHRARRKRDDPDEDVDAEVDWALKQAGSLALDCSEIGDDRPLWGCSLSHDGKMLATCSLSGIAKLWSMPQVQKLSTLKGHTERATDVVFSPTSNYLATASADRTAKLWNSEGSLLRTFEGHLDRVARIAFHPCGKYLGTASFDKTWRLWDVESGEELLLQEGHSRSVYGLSFHHDGSLVASCGLDALVRVWDLRTGRSILALEGHVKPVLGVSFSPNGYHLASGGEDNTCRIWDLRQRKSLYIIPAHSNLISQVKFEPQEGYFLVTASYDTTAKVWSSRDFKPVKTLSGHEAKVTSLDVAGDGQHIVTVSHDRTIKLWSGKNIEKEEKMDTD; encoded by the exons ATGGACGCTGAGGATGAAATTCCTGCTTCAACGGAAGAACCTTCGACTCTAGTTGGTGATAATTCGACTATGGTTAATGCTATAGGAGCGATAAATCTTCAACCAGTTCCACCTGTCACTCCACCGGTTGCTCCAACAGTTATCCTTCCTCCAGTTGTGCCTGCAATTGCTCCACGGCCTGCAGTCCCTACCCCTATTCCTCCCCCATTAGCTCCGTTGCCTGGTCGTCCACCTATCCTTAGGCCTCCAGTAGCTCAGAATGGAGAAGTGCGAGCGAGCGATTCAGATTCTGATGAAGAAATGGGATCTGATCGTGGTACTGGGGGCTCAGCTCAAGAATATGAGATATCCGAGGAGAGCAGACTTGTCAGAGAGAGGCAGGAGAAAGCCGTGCAGGAGCTTCTGATGAAGCGACGTGCAGCTGCGCTAGCTGTTCCTACAAATGATATGGCTGTTCGGGCTCGCCTTCGAAGGCTTGGTGAGCCTATAACTCTCTTTGGAGAAAGGGAGATGGAAAGAAGGGACCGTCTGCGGATGCTTATGGCAAGGCTTGATGCAGAAGGGCAGCTGGAAAAGCTGATGAAAGCGCACGAGGATGAAGAAGCTGCAGCTTCTGCTGCACCAGCAGAGGAGGAGGATATTCAGTACCCCTTCTACACTGAAGGATCAAAAACACTTTTAGATGCAAGGGTAGAAATTGCAAAATATTCTTTAGTTAAGTCAGCCTTACGTCTCCACCGCGCAAGGAGGAAAAGGGACGATCCAGATGAAGATGTGGATGCAGAGGTTGATTGGGCTTTGAAGCAAGCAGGGAGCCTCGCCCTTGATTGCAGTGAAATTGGAGACGATCGACCCCTTTGGGGATGCTCGCTTTCACATGATGGAAAGATGCTTGCTACCTG TTCTCTGAGTGGAATTGCAAAGTTATGGAGTATGCCTCAAGTGCAAAAGCTTTCCACCCTAAAGGGTCACACCGAACGAGCTACTGATGTTGTGTTCTCTCCGACAAGCAATTATTTAGCTACTGCATCTGCTGATAGGACTGCAAAGTTATGGAACTCAGAAGGGTCTCTTCTCAGGACGTTTGAGGGACATTTGGACCGTGTAGCTCGGATTGCCTTCCATCCTTGTGGGAAGTACTTGGGCACAGCTAGCTTTGACAAAACTTGGAGATTATGGGATGTAGAAAGTGGTGAAGAGTTGCTTTTGCAAGAAGGTCACAGTAGGAGTGTGTATGGATTGTCGTTTCACCATGATGGTTCATTGGTGGCATCATGTGGGCTGGATGCACTTGTTCGAGTGTGGGATTTAAGGACTGGACGAAGTATTCTTGCTCTGGAAGGTCATGTTAAACCG GTTCTCGGTGTCAGCTTTTCTCCCAATGGTTATCATTTGGCAAGTGGTGGTGAAGATAATACCTGCCGTATTTGGGACTTAAGGCAGAGAAAATCTTTGTACATCATACCTGCTCACTCCAATCTTATTTCTCAAGTTAAATTTGAACCTCAGGAGGGATACTTTTTGGTTACAGCGTCCTACGATACGACGGCTAAG GTATGGTCATCAAGGGATTTCAAACCGGTGAAGACACTATCTGGTCATGAAGCAAAAGTCACGTCATTGGATGTAGCGGGAG ATGGGCAACATATTGTCACTGTATCTCATGATCGAACAATCAAGCTATGGTCAGGCAAAAACATTGAGAAGGAAGAGAAAATGGATACCGACTAG